In Scomber japonicus isolate fScoJap1 chromosome 3, fScoJap1.pri, whole genome shotgun sequence, the genomic window TTTCTGATCTTTCAGACCTctcaaaataagaaaaaaactccaAGAAAAGGGGTCTTTTTGGAATAATTGATTATGTACTGTTCTTCCATTCAGTGAATCccaaaatattttgtttttgtatggaTTTTCCTAAAATGTAGATGTAGATGTGAACAGCTGAAGAGTGAATGCAAGGTTTCCCAAAACACTGTTATATATCTACAAAGATAATCAAAATAACATTGATTACATAAGCACACAGTATTTTAGTATCTTCACATCCTGATCAAATCCTTTTTTACAGTACGATCTGAATGTTACAGTAAGAGGATAACTTGTACCACAGTGTAAAGTGTACACATACAAGCTAGATATGAGCGTTTATAAGTTtaggtcattttttaaagagaaagagaaatttGTTTTCCGGGTGTCAAAATGTGCATAACCATGAAGTGGCATAAACTCTCATTGTTAAAGTGTTTCTGGGAAACCCACCAATCATCTTCCTCTGTCATTTGTTTCTGAGCAGGTTCACGCACAAGTGTGAAAATAGCTTATGTCTGTGAAGCTCCACAGATGCCTTTAGAGTGATGTAAACATGATTAATAAATCACATGAATTCAGAACTTCTAAACAGCAAGAACTACTTCCTTTTCAACGTGGTGGAAAACATCCATTAGTATAAAGCCTTGACAATACACAGCTGTGTCTGGTGCTACATATACCCAAATTAAGTTTGCGCAAATATATGAtcatacaaaacaaatacacttaataaaaaacttaaagaaaacatgtttaacttcccttgatatgaaaaaaaatcctatttAAAATTCCATCCAGGCAATATGGAATCACTTTAATGACATTCTTCTTCTACACCAGGTAcaaccctttttttttcatttactctTCTGTTACCACATTCACTGGTGGTGACATCCTTCCATACCCAGTCATGTCCAGGGCTGACATGGATAAAAATAAAGGAAGTACACTAATCCATGAGCTGTTCTGCCATTATTTCTAAATAATTGTTTCTCTACATCTTCTGTTATTACAGTAGGTGAACCTAAATATTGctaattttatgtttttttttaaagcacatcTCACACAATGTCTCATCAGCACAAGGATGTGTTTAAGGGTCAATAAAATCAGGTAAATTATCTGCACAGGCTGGTCATTAGAAGACAGTGTTAACAGGCAACATGCAAAATGATTTGTGTTCAGTTTCTTTTAACTGAATATTAAACAATGAGCAGTACAACCTCGGTGTAACAGACagacattacaaaaaaaaaaatctggatttGACTACCTTAGTGTCGTGACTTGCAAGCGCTAGTGTTTTATCAGCAACTTGATGGTTTAGCACTATGTTCTTGACATaatttcacacacgcacacacacacatatcatttTCATGTTTGACACATATGTACACAGGAAGACAAAGCAGACCGGCTGAAAGAAACGAGAGAAAAGACAATGGCCACTAAGAGACTTCCGATCTCCTAAGCTTCTTCTCGTCCATTGAATATGACCAGCAGCAGAGTATTAGACTCCTTGAATGGTGCACTTCAGCAGTAATAACGTTTTTTTGTCGTTGTTCCTGTCATGCCCTTTTGTTGGTTCCGTTCTTCTGCAGTGTCGCACAATCCTTCATGGTGGTTATAAACCAAAATATCCACAACCATGGGATGGAGTTCAGGCGAAGGAGAAGCAAAAGTAACATGTTTTCCTTGGAGGTAATGTTTCTGCCATCAGTCGAGCCCCCGCAGAAGTAAGATGCACAGATCCTACCATAGGAGGAACGTGCACAAGATACTGTACATATGGACACTTTTCTCGAGACTTGACCTGTTTCAATTGCTTACTGTAACATTTACACGCCCTTGTTATCCCTTTGTGCCGGTGCCAGCCAATAGTTTTTCAACTCCTCCTTGCTGCCGCTCTAGTAGGAAGTTGGCTTCAGTGCAGGTGGCAGacaggagattttttttttttttttttttcttgaaggaGATTGGAGGAGGGGCGGGGGGCTACTGGATTTGACAGGCTGTGGAGGGAGCAGCCTGGCAACACATGCAGGTGGGGTTGACTGCTTTCGGAGGGATCAGATCCAGGTCCTCGTCATCAGGGATCTCATCGAGCCGGTACCCATCCTTCAGGAGTTGGATGTTCAGGTCCTGGTTGATCTGCTGTAGAAGCAAAAGGGGAGGAGATAGAGTATCAGCAGAGCTTCAGAACCTGGTTGCCAAATCCTAAAAGGTAGGAATGAGCTTGTTAGTGAAATTAGTTTGAATGCTGATTCTAAATATATTCATCATTACATGTTCAGAAACGTTGAGAGCCCTttacataaacagaaaaaagcacCGTGGAGTTCAGTCAGATCTTTGGTGGTAATGGAGGGaggcaagaaaaaagaaaaaaagaaaaacactacaAGAGGATAAAAATAACAAGGAACAACCTATTTGGATGACAGCTAAATCACTACAGATGACACTCAGTGATTCTAAATACTTGGATATTACAATGGTGCAAATGGGTGCACATGTACCTGGTGGAACCGGTGTGACGATGGGATTGGATGATCAGGTGGTGATGTTTGTGGTTTCACAATATATCAACTACAATATAATGTGTGCATAGATACCTGGTCCCTCAGACATCTCACCTCGGCTGAGGAGTATCCTGATGACGAGTATCTGGACATGTCAAAGTCATCGTCACTGTAAAAAATGGAGACGTCAACAGTTAGACACAAGCGTATCAAAATATGAAGGTTGAAATCATTGTAATACAtggtaaaaaaatacatatgtcATATTTGAAGGTGTTGACATTTCCAAGGTAAACAGATTGAACATTTTAGCTAGTAAAAATTATCTACTGGTGGCAGTGTTTAggtcagtgggtagagcacccgccccatgtgttgaggctatagtcctcactgcaggcgaccccggttcgaatcggccctatcctgcatgtcattcccccttctctgcctccagtttcctgtctctctctacttgtctgtccattaaaggcaaaaagcccccaaaaatatactttaaaaaaagaagatctaCTGAAGTCTCTTGATTCCTAAATGACTAATCTGACATTCATACAGTATAAGGTCATAGAACAGCGTAACACTGTgcaatgtgtgtgcacgtgaaGCTAAATGTGGACAATAAACAAATGGGTGTCCTGTGTGGCTGTGAGTCAGAAATCCTGTGACAGAAACTATATGATGCAATCCATGATGTAAGCTCCACTGGTTCCCAGAGGGCTCATTTCACTCGAGAGACTCTACCTCATGTAGCACAAAGGGTGGGACTCATCTGTGTCAAAAGCAGACCTGATGGTACAGCGCGGAAGAGAGCGCTCCCTCTGAGCCGCTTTTCCCCCCATCCAAATCCTCACCCCGCTATCCACTAATCCTGTGCCCTGCTAGAGGCTTTGCCCCTTTTTAGGATCCCTCTGTTAAGAACTCTCTCAAGTTACTCGATGGATTAATGTACCATCATGACAGTGTGAAATGTACAAAACAACAAGTTAGCcaatttctgtttttcctctcctccttttagGCCAGCTCTTCTGTTTCTGAAATATTCGTTCTTTGAATTGCGTTATCTTTTAGTGTTGTGAAGTTCAAGAAATGACATACCTGTCAGTGTCCAGTGCTACAAGGGGCTTCTCATCTGGGCTCTGGTCCAAGGAGGAGTAGCCTTTGTTTGGTACCACCAACCTGAAGGAGAACAAAGAGAACAGTTTTATTGTTGAAAAAGCACAAACTATCAAGGTATCATAACTTGAATAAACCCTAACAACACAGTACATTTTCACAAAGTAGTAGAGTATGTTCttgaaaaatatttcaaatcCTGGAAGGCATGTACTTGATAACTGTCCTGAGTATGATATTCTCCTTAAAGgccacagaaggaggaaaaattGGAGCAAATCTGTGACCTTCAGCCTACAGGCGTTGCCAGATTATCTTTATGCTTCAGAGACTCGGGGTTCAGACTAGTTGGTAGCCTTTCATATATTTCCACTAATCCATCAGAGAGTGGGATTAGACAGATGAGCCAGTTGTCAATACTGTGGGGTTTGTACTGTTTTTTATTGCTCAGTGCTTTGACTCCATTATCACCATCCACACTCGTGGAACACAACAAATTCCCCCTTCTTGAAGAAGCCTTGTTGTGCACTGTTTGTGTTCGCTTGTAACATTATAAAGTCTGACGGTGTCCACAGAAGGATGGCAGCAAATAAAGCCTTCAGTAGCGGGCTTTGCTGTCCTCACGCTTTGCATTTCAGTTGGTTGTGGTGTTTTGCATCGAATGGAGAGCAGACGTTACAAAAACATATCGCATGTGATGTTAATTAATGCAAAGTGTGACATTTGTGGTTGACTTGGTTAGcataacagagaaacaaacaggcAGTTGAGGCGGTTACCTTGTCCTGGCGTTCTTCTTGGGTTGTTGATTGACAGGACTGCCCACAGTGCCATTCTTCACTGAGCCCTTCCTGGCAAGGTCCCTCTGTTTCTCTGGGCAACCACAGGATGTGAGGTCATCAGTACAAACATCAAATAAACCTCAACCTAATGACCATCGGTGACAGCTTGTTATGATTTTGATTCCTGATAGAAGTTaccacatttaaacacagttacacacaaaaacaggctTTTAGTCATCTTATGAAAAACATACTATGCAACTATACATATGCATACATAGCCAGCACAGGAAATGATCCACATTAGAGTCATTATCACATGACTTCAATATGACCTCTATCTTGTATACTGCTAGTGGCAGTCATTGCTAAAAGCTGAATCACagatattacttttttaattcgCACCTTAGGTTATTCATAGATATCATGAAAAtatggagttcaagaaattccTGTTCTAAACATTTAGGGTCACTAATCTTAAAAAGCAGAAAGCAATATTTTTCAGCCAGCTATTTTAGGACTAAATACACAGTACAAGGCCTTGGGACTAAATAAAAATGAGGAATCCTGAGTGTGAAAAAGGCTTTCACAGTGTTGTGGCATTGCAATAACAGAGGCAGCTCAGAAATGTTTCAACACGATAAAAGAGATCCACTGGGAGGCGGGGAAATATAATTTCATTGTCATACAATACTTCTAGTGAATGTCTTTTGCTTCTGAATATAAACGGATGTTGAACAGAATATTTTGTACTCATTTCAACCCCTCATGATGGAGTTTAACAAACCTGTACACTGTTGTAGCTGTGGCAGGCAGGCTCTCCATTTTTTGCTAGTGTTATCTGATCAAATCTTAAGCCTAGAATTGTGTCACAAGATGATTTGCAGATGATTGCAGATGATTGTTGATACCTATTTGGACTTGCAGTGGTGAGGGCTTGTAGTTCATGGCCACAGTCTCTCCCTTGTTGTCAGGGTCTGCCTCTGAGGTAGAGGATGCTGCTGGGTcctagaaaaagaaaagacacaacCAAGCATGTTAGCTTCGATTCAAACCAGAAAATCAAAAACAATAAGTGATATTTCATTTTGGTATAATCTCAACCCATAAAAAATGAGATTTACAGTATATACCATTGTCCCTGTGTCTTCATAATCCTAATGTTGTCACTGCTGCATTGTTTGATGATTCAGTAATAAACCTGGAACCAATCTTATTTTCTAGTAATACAATTCCTATCAGTGCCATACTTCCTTTGGCAACCTAAAATTGAACACAGTCCTGGGGGCACAATCAACTCAGTACCATAAGTGCCTCTGATTTATCGCTAAGCTAACAGTAAACGTTGCCTAAACCAAAGCCCAGAAAATTAACTCCCTTTATATCCTGCTTGTGTCCAATACCCCAGCGAGATTTCTCTTGCCTGTGGACTACTATTTTGCGCCATCAATAGGCCCGAGTGTTCTGCCTATGTTGCTGGCTCTGTCTCTTTTATGTGTGAGCAGTGATGGCATGGGGAGGAGACCGTGGGAGAACAGAGGGGGTTGCTGTTGCAGCCAAGGTTTCCCCAGATTGAGAGAGGGGAGTTGGGCTGCACTTGGCCTGCTTTGCTGACAGAGCTCCACATTATGTTTATCCTACAGGCCTTCCCTTGTTGCATTCTGTAGGACTCCACAAGCCGCATGGACCAAGGCTACCAGGCAGTCGGCTTTCAATAACCCTATATTCTCCCCCAGAGAAAAAGCggctatttttaaaaaggaggattTCAATGGCTGGAGCTGAAACTTGAAGTTAAAGTTGCATTTCTGTTCACATTGCAGCTGTATACTGCAGTACAGCACACTACTGAACTGTGGGACTATTTCAGTCgattaaaatgaatgtatggTCAAAATGTTGTGTGTCACATAACAGGCATAGATggtaatgataaaaaaaagaaaagaaaaacaagcaacTGTATTTGAAGGCGGTGTGAATGGTTTACAACAGAAATTGGTCTAGACACAGATCAGTGTGAATCTGTTTCATCAAAACCTTTTCATGGTATTATTAATGTGAAGTACTACTGGTATTAAGGCCAAATCCATGAATTCATCAATCTCACAGGGCCTGATGAAAAAATCACTTGTAAAACAGCATCAATGTGCACTATTCTGTTATGCATATGTAATCTCtgtaaagctttaaaaatgactacgctaaggttttttcttctttgaccACACTCCAAAATAACCAAGTGCACCTTTGTTGTTTACAATAGTCTCATCCTCATCTGATCATGAGGCATTATGCACTTGGTTGGAATAATTAATGAGAGCTGCAACACTGAATACAGTGGCAAAGCACAGCGCACAGATGAGGTATTCTCACCGTAACAAGCACAAACACGAGCTCTTTCTGTTCTGTGGCAGGCCTCTCcctggcatcattaggcttacccacaggggtttttttttttttcattcttgttttttCACACTTTCCTTTCCACCACAGAAAGGTACTGTGATGAGGCAGGGTCACGTCGTATGTCAAATACATCTCTTTGAAATGTTATGCAGAACTGTCTgtgaataaatgaaaggaaCAAGAATTAAGCTGTTTGTGACAGAATTTTCTGACACCTCTTAAGCATAATACGGCTTCTTTACTGATAGCAAGTAGAGGATTTCCCACAATAAACAAGTTATGTGTATATTGGAGCAGCTTAAAATATATCAGTTGAATGTTTGGCCTGAAgaaatttgatttaaaagttCTTAAACCTGAAAACAACTTAAACAATGAGCTCCTTGTTGGCCTGTGGTTTATTACTTACCATACATTAAGAGAATACAGTTGAACATGTGCTGAGTGTTGACAGTCACTAACAAATGATCAAGACCTGACTTATAGCATTTAGGGTGCCACATATATTTTTATGGCATAAAAGTACAACATGGCCTGTTGCCCTGACCTTCACCAtgcattcacatacacacactgtacactcTCTCAtagggccacacacacacacacacacacacacacacacacaaacatataaatgaaatgacCTCTCTCTGTATCAGTTTCATCAGCCTGTCCTCCTGTTAGCTACTCCTTTACTGCCTCTGATGATGAAGAGCCACAAGGTTGCTGACACAGCATAGACACCAAGTGATTGGTAGGATTATACATCATGGGCCCCCCGCTGGCCAATGGCAGTGAAGACTGATAGATCAGGTGACCATTAAAACACTTGCGTGCAATACGTGAAGATGACAATGGCAACTGGGCTATATGACAATCTCAACGTGTTACAACGCAATCTGTTATAATGAGATTTAAACTGCGGCAATCATTTTCTGATCATGTGCTATATAATGGAACGCGTTGTAAAACTAGTTGTTAGGAtacaatgtttttatgttgctAATTAACATAGAAGTGTCAAGCATACACTGAATTTCATAATCTTACACTTGATCTTAGTCTCTCAGTGATGATAGGATATACTTCAATAATTCATATCACTCAAAATTCTGCTTAAAGCTGGTTTGATTCGTGTGAAATTGATTCCCCACAAGGAGGCAGTGCCAAGTTGATTAATGCGGTTTAGGAATTACAATGAAGTTATTAGCATTAAAATGCACAACCATGTGTGCCACAGCAACTATGATCCTGACACTATCAGATACGGTATAAATGTAAAGTGTGTCAAATAAGATATGATAAAGGGCAATGCTGAAGAGACCCACAGTGCTGTTGGACTCAGGCAAACTAATTACATGAAGCGGTAAAGCATATAAACTAGGCTATACAGTTTCCAAGAGTGTTAGGCTTCATGCTGACAGCAGACACACTGCAGCCACTTACTTCTCAGGCCCAAGTTTCTCTGAAATCTCACTGAAATCTCAGTGGATGACACATGAGAGCAGACTGAATCAAATCTTCATGGGGAGAGGCAATTGCTGCTGCATAATAAAGCAGACTTTCTGTTCTGGAAAAAAATATAAGTATGTTCTTGTGTGATTTCTGCTGGAGGTAAGCCTCAGGGTAGTAGGGCTGGAGAAGTATGGAAGCACTTTGAGACTGCTCTGTTTGGAGTGTGGATAATCTATAATAATGATACACTGCATTGCTGTAATTAAAGATCAACACACGATTAAATGTAGGGAATGAGAGCAgcaaatttcattcattttagtaGCCATGACACAAGATTTCATATCTTGTACAGCatattgcattcatttttaGTAGCCATGACACAAGATTTCATATCTTACAGTGTAGTACAGTCCAGTGTGCATATTAGGCCTGTGTACTAATGGCATTCAAACACAGAAAGACATACCTTTGAGATAACTTCCTAGCGTTTGGAGTATATCACGTCTAATTTTCCTGCATGTTTGAAACTTGTCATATGATATTTAATGGTAGGAGAGATATTCTTAAACCGTGGGCCTGCCTCAGCCTGTGTGATCAGTGCTGCAGCCTGCAGTATCGGGTTTGGACACAGAGCTCCTACTCACGCGATCATTTGGGCATGCAGTGCATCCCGATACACCCAAATAACCCAAATAACACGTCACCAAATGACGAGATGTAAAAACCGTGAGTTACGCCTGCTACTGATGTAAACAAGCGCAAACTGACGtgggatttattttttaatatctaTTGGATTTAAGTGCGCAGTTTATTTACTATGATGCAGTAAGAGAAAATGAAACGTATTTAATATTCAGTGATTTGAATGGCTTACTGGTGTAATCATTCAATGCGGAGGAGATTTAGCCACTATCATTTATCTGCAGATAATCAATAGAACGCATCCCATAGATAGCTGTCGGTTAGCTTACACGCCGATTGTAGCACATCTGTCGCCATAAAGCACACAGACGAGattagacaagaaaaaaaatgttgccttCAATAGAAATGATTTGcatatgtgtttttgtctgtcttaCCAGCGGCTGCGTCTCTCCGTTGACTGGAGGGACTTGAAACCGGTCGATTTCTTCCATCATTTTGGCAAAGCGTTTGGTAGAAACGATACAGCGGTGAAGATAAAGGGCGACTTTTGTCTAAGTGTCCCGGTTTATGATGCTCGGTTGACGGGATTCTTCGTTATTATTCAGCATTGTAGCAGTTCGTTTTCCTCCATCCTGACAGAGGTGACTCGACACTGCAAAACAGCAGCACCGCCCCACTTCCGGGTCTATAGAATATTCACGACGAATCTGTCCAATCACAGAGATGATCATATTGAAATGCGTATTGAAGTGAAATcgtgtatgtaaatgtgtaatgAAGACATTTAGACAAGTCCTTGTTTACAAATGATTCACGAGAACTTTATTCAAAATGTGTGTGCTTCACATGCTGTCATGTATTTGCGTAATCCCACAATTGACTGCGTGTGTCACGTTCTCCTAATGGACCGTAATAATTATCTATATTGTAGCAAATGATCCTTACTCTAAAACATAGGTGCAGCCCCATTCTAAGGATTAAAACGctattacaaaaatataaatctgGTAAGTAGTTTACAGACTCATTAACAGATACAACTTAAATGCCATATAATTCCCTGTTAAACGACAGGAACCCGACAAGTAAGCCCCACATGAAGGGTACTATCTTGACTTTATTAGCATCTTCACCCTCTTTGAACGACCAACCTGGACGGCTGGTTGCCTTGGCAACCTATACACAGCAACAGGCAGCTGCGAGGAAGCAagtctcttctgttttttttaactattttaaagTTCCCTTTATAGTTTATGTCGACTAAAAACATATTAGCCTAAGATAATACCTAAACTATTGGTCGAGTCAGTTTTACAAACTCTTTGCAATGCCCGTGCCGAGTAGTAACAATGCAGCTGCATCTGTGAAAAAGGTAACGTTAGCTAAATGATAGCGCCATGTCTCAGTTAGTGAATAGCTAAATAAAAGTTGTACTATCGACTTTAAAGAAGCTGAGAGTGTTTTTTCCCCTACTATAATGGAGCTGATCATTTACTTGGttgtcatttgttttcacaCAGAGCTCAAATGTCCAGAAAGCTCCTGGTGCAAAAGCCACCAAAACTGCAAGCAAAAAGAAGGTGGGTACTGTCTGAGTCACAACAGTCATACCACACTCATAACAGTTCTGAATTGTGGTATCTGTTCAGCTGTTGATGGAAGAACTATGAAAAACACATGCTATTACAacataatgacttttttttaatttaaccaaGACGTTTTCATGTGTTacaggatgaggaagagggtgTGGAGACTGGTGAGGGATATGATGAGTGGTCTCATGGGAAAGCACTTACTAAACCTGCGGATCAGCTGGAGCTCAATGAGACTGTAAGAGAAGAACTAGAATGTTTATTGCTCACGTTCAAGTCAGCCAAATGAGGCGTAGACTTTACTGCTGTTGCTTGATTCCCTTTCCCAACTTGACATTCTCATTATCATATTTTGGTCATTCTTTTTGCCAGCAATATCTCTGCCAAGTGAGTCAGGCATGTGCTGTTACTGTATGCTCTCCTCTTTATATCACTAGGAGCTGAAAGAGGAAATCACAAGGATCTTGACTGCAAACAATCCACATGCCCCCCAAAATATTGTCCGGTACAGCTTCAAGGTGAGGAAGTTACAACCAAGCTTATAACCTTACATCGCTGGCTTCACTGCCATACTGAAACCAACTCATATTGTGGAATGAGAAAGGTATATGCTGTTGCGTACCTGTCAGCCCCTCATAACTAAAACACAACAGTTACCTTTAACCAGTGTTCTTGTGCTTTTTGTATAGATTTCAATGATACCATCTAAATTAATATACattctcttctctccttaccATAACCAAACAAaactaacacatttttctgcttgCTGTTACTCACATCATTGCTTGTTCTGTTTCTCAGGAACGTTCCTACAAGCCTATCAGTGCTGTGGATCAGATGGCTCTTCATTTTGTCTTGGAGGGCAGTCTCCTGCATCAAGACTCAGATGAGGCTCGAAGACTGAGGGCCAAGGAGGGTCTTGCTGAAGGTAGATACTGAAACATGTCACAATAATATTCTGTGTTTACAAAGCACAGCAATGCTTGTGTTTGTTATTCAAGTTCAAAATTGTTCATATTCATAATGTTTTTGTGGACATTTTTACATACTGGTTCTTTTCCTCTGGTGTAGTGCATATGTGGTACCACAAGGTGTCACTTTCAACATGTGCCATGAAATTCAAGACCTGCCATGAAATTCAAGATGTGCcttgcattaaaaataaaatcaatgtttttacTTATAAGTTCTGCCCTCATTTTATGATTTGATGTTTCTAATGTGTCCAGAGACTGCAAAAGTTGATGCTGGAGCAGAACCTGATGAGGAGAAACCTGAAACCCcggtaaaaatatattttgttgcaTGGGCCACGGTGAAGTGGTTGAGAGTGTCATCTGAGCAACAAAGCTTCCCT contains:
- the fam219aa gene encoding protein FAM219A, with protein sequence MMEEIDRFQVPPVNGETQPLDPAASSTSEADPDNKGETVAMNYKPSPLQVQIEKQRDLARKGSVKNGTVGSPVNQQPKKNARTRLVVPNKGYSSLDQSPDEKPLVALDTDSDDDFDMSRYSSSGYSSAEQINQDLNIQLLKDGYRLDEIPDDEDLDLIPPKAVNPTCMCCQAAPSTACQIQ